From one Streptomyces sp. NBC_01478 genomic stretch:
- the mqnE gene encoding aminofutalosine synthase MqnE produces MDVGLKRELEQKVRSGERLSREDGIALYESDDLAWLGGLAHEVRTRKNGDVVHFNVNRHLNMTNVCTASCAYCSFQRKPGEKDAYTMRIEEAVRLAKAMEGENLTELHIVNGLHPNLPWRYYPRSLSELKKALPDVSLKAFTATEIHHFETISGLSASEILDELIDAGLESLTGGGAEIFDWEVRQHIVDHRTHWEDWSRIHRLAHEKGLKTPCTMLYGHIEEPRHRVDHVLRLRELQDETGGFQVFIPLRYQHDFVDMKDGKVRNRLQARTQMATGAEALKTFAVSRLLFDNVPHVKVFWVMHGVQTAQLALQHGADDMDGSVVEYKITHDADNYGTPNKLTRDDLLDLIRDAGFQPVERNTRYEIIREYDGPDPARRESPQPMRV; encoded by the coding sequence ATGGATGTCGGGCTCAAGCGCGAGCTGGAGCAGAAGGTCCGCTCCGGTGAGCGGCTGTCCCGCGAGGACGGCATCGCGCTGTACGAGTCGGACGACCTGGCCTGGCTGGGCGGACTGGCGCACGAGGTGCGGACGCGGAAGAACGGCGATGTCGTCCACTTCAACGTCAACCGCCACCTCAACATGACCAACGTGTGCACCGCGTCCTGCGCGTACTGCTCGTTCCAGCGCAAGCCGGGCGAGAAGGACGCGTACACGATGCGCATCGAGGAGGCCGTCCGCCTCGCCAAGGCGATGGAGGGCGAGAACCTCACCGAGCTGCACATCGTCAACGGCCTGCACCCGAACCTGCCGTGGCGCTACTACCCGCGCTCCCTGAGCGAGCTGAAGAAGGCCCTCCCGGACGTCTCGCTGAAGGCCTTCACGGCGACGGAGATCCACCACTTCGAGACCATCTCGGGGCTCAGTGCCTCCGAGATCCTCGACGAACTCATCGACGCCGGGCTGGAGTCCCTCACCGGCGGCGGCGCGGAGATCTTCGACTGGGAGGTCCGCCAGCACATCGTGGACCACCGCACGCACTGGGAGGACTGGTCCCGGATCCACCGCCTGGCGCACGAGAAGGGTCTCAAGACCCCGTGCACCATGCTCTACGGCCACATCGAGGAGCCGCGCCACCGCGTGGACCACGTGCTGCGGCTGCGTGAACTCCAGGACGAGACCGGCGGTTTCCAGGTCTTCATCCCGCTGCGCTACCAGCACGACTTCGTGGACATGAAGGACGGGAAGGTACGGAACCGCCTTCAGGCGCGGACGCAGATGGCGACCGGCGCCGAGGCCCTGAAGACCTTCGCGGTCTCGCGCCTCCTCTTCGACAACGTCCCGCACGTCAAGGTCTTCTGGGTCATGCACGGCGTCCAGACCGCCCAGCTCGCCCTCCAGCACGGCGCGGACGACATGGACGGCTCGGTCGTCGAGTACAAGATCACGCACGACGCCGACAACTACGGCACCCCGAACAAGCTCACCCGCGACGACCTCCTCGACCTGATCCGCGACGCCGGTTTCCAGCCGGTCGAGCGGAACACGCGCTACGAGATCATCCGCGAGTACGACGGCCCGGACCCGGCGCGGCGCGAGTCCCCGCAGCCGATGCGCGTGTGA
- a CDS encoding GNAT family N-acetyltransferase, translated as MALTFELDPAISPALREGLLALWADVSNAGGSVGFVAPVTVDDIRPELVKHFVAMVEGRIRLLVGRDEAGEVAATAFIAFNTHRLMRHWVWLYTVMVHPRHQGKGYGRDLLAAAEEAARGLDGIEAIRLTCRGGHGLERFYGSCGYKEVGRVPGAIRVAPGDDRDDIFMLLPLL; from the coding sequence ATGGCACTGACGTTTGAACTGGACCCCGCGATATCCCCTGCTCTGCGCGAGGGCCTCCTCGCCCTCTGGGCGGACGTCAGCAACGCGGGCGGCTCGGTCGGATTCGTGGCGCCGGTCACGGTGGACGACATCCGGCCCGAGCTGGTGAAGCACTTCGTGGCCATGGTGGAGGGCCGCATCCGGCTGCTGGTCGGCCGGGACGAGGCGGGCGAGGTGGCCGCGACGGCGTTCATCGCCTTCAACACCCACCGCCTGATGCGGCACTGGGTGTGGCTCTACACGGTGATGGTCCACCCCCGCCACCAGGGCAAGGGCTACGGCCGCGACCTGCTCGCCGCCGCCGAGGAGGCCGCCCGCGGCCTCGACGGCATCGAGGCGATCCGCCTCACCTGCCGGGGCGGCCACGGTCTGGAGCGGTTCTACGGCTCCTGCGGCTACAAGGAGGTCGGCCGGGTGCCCGGCGCGATCCGGGTGGCGCCGGGGGACGACCGGGACGACATCTTCATGCTGCTGCCCCTGCTGTGA
- a CDS encoding DUF4229 domain-containing protein produces the protein MFRYTLWRLGVFAGCLGVVWGLVYLGVFPRGFGESNGMWIVLLALVISAPISFVVLRGVRDRASVQIVERVDRMKANLDASRSQEDETVDAAQPASHPQGQSS, from the coding sequence ATGTTCCGCTACACGCTGTGGCGCCTCGGGGTCTTCGCGGGCTGCCTCGGAGTCGTCTGGGGCCTCGTCTACCTCGGCGTCTTCCCGCGCGGCTTCGGCGAGTCCAACGGCATGTGGATCGTCCTGCTCGCGCTGGTGATCTCGGCGCCGATCAGCTTCGTGGTGCTGCGCGGGGTGCGGGACCGGGCCTCCGTGCAGATCGTCGAGCGGGTCGACCGGATGAAGGCGAACCTGGACGCCAGCCGCAGCCAGGAGGACGAGACCGTGGACGCTGCCCAGCCGGCCTCCCACCCGCAGGGCCAGTCTTCCTAG
- a CDS encoding TetR/AcrR family transcriptional regulator, which produces MGAVKTKRMPRAVREQQMLDAAVQTFGQRGYMAASMDEIAELAGVSKPLVYLYLNSKEDLFTACIRREGQALTEAVRAGVDTGSAADRQLWDGLRAFFTHTARHPDGWAVLHLQARTHGEPFAAEVAAMRAELVAFVTQLIAVAAREAHRDPDLADREVAGLAEALVGAAESLAAWSNATEGVTAKQAAATLMNFAWAGLGGLMEGRPWTPPITVP; this is translated from the coding sequence ATGGGTGCCGTGAAGACCAAGCGGATGCCGCGGGCGGTCCGTGAGCAGCAGATGCTCGACGCCGCCGTGCAGACCTTCGGGCAGCGCGGTTACATGGCCGCGTCGATGGACGAGATCGCCGAACTCGCGGGCGTGTCCAAGCCGTTGGTGTATCTCTACCTGAACTCGAAGGAAGACCTGTTCACCGCGTGCATCCGGCGCGAGGGCCAGGCGCTCACCGAGGCGGTACGGGCCGGTGTGGACACCGGGTCGGCGGCCGACCGCCAACTCTGGGACGGGCTGCGGGCGTTCTTCACGCACACCGCGCGACACCCGGACGGCTGGGCCGTGTTGCACCTCCAGGCCCGCACCCACGGCGAGCCCTTCGCGGCCGAGGTGGCGGCGATGCGCGCCGAACTCGTCGCGTTCGTCACCCAGTTGATCGCGGTCGCCGCCCGCGAGGCGCACCGCGACCCCGACCTCGCCGACCGCGAGGTGGCCGGCCTGGCCGAGGCCCTGGTCGGCGCCGCCGAGTCCCTGGCGGCCTGGTCCAACGCGACCGAGGGCGTCACCGCCAAGCAGGCGGCGGCCACCCTGATGAACTTCGCGTGGGCGGGTCTCGGCGGCCTGATGGAGGGGCGGCCCTGGACGCCGCCGATCACGGTTCCGTAA
- a CDS encoding MaoC family dehydratase, translating to MANPYPPLTDTPALTPLLLRGALLSPFKRPRPDAAFPRTRLVLPGVRVDLAKLAAYERVCGFATGDDALPVTYPHVLGFPLAMRLMSCRAFPLPLLGLVHTSVEITRHVATPATGNYELTVYVDELAPHRRGTEATVTTEMRAGGAGGSGGVGALGGTAGSGGAGKLVWESRSTYLARHQRPEARAPEVPEARGVLPGVATWRLGEDVGRRYGAASGDRNPIHLYPLTARLFGFPRAVAHGMWTVARCLAAHGTPESAHVRAEFRAPVLLPGVVEYAAEGGRFVLRSGERVHVQGQVRPLPV from the coding sequence ATGGCCAACCCCTATCCACCCCTCACCGACACCCCCGCGCTCACCCCGCTCCTCCTCCGCGGCGCCCTCCTCTCCCCCTTCAAGCGGCCCCGCCCCGACGCCGCGTTCCCCCGCACCCGCCTGGTCCTGCCCGGCGTCCGCGTCGACCTGGCCAAGCTGGCCGCCTACGAACGCGTCTGCGGCTTCGCCACCGGCGACGACGCCCTCCCGGTCACCTATCCGCACGTCCTCGGCTTCCCGCTCGCCATGCGCCTGATGAGCTGCCGGGCCTTCCCGCTCCCGCTGCTCGGCCTGGTCCACACCTCGGTGGAGATCACCCGGCACGTGGCGACACCGGCCACGGGGAACTACGAACTGACGGTCTACGTCGACGAGTTGGCCCCGCACCGACGCGGCACGGAGGCGACGGTCACGACCGAGATGCGGGCCGGGGGCGCGGGCGGGTCCGGCGGCGTGGGGGCGCTCGGGGGCACGGCCGGGTCCGGGGGCGCGGGCAAGCTCGTATGGGAGTCGCGGAGCACGTATCTCGCCCGGCACCAGCGTCCCGAGGCACGGGCGCCCGAAGTCCCGGAAGCGCGGGGCGTGTTGCCCGGCGTCGCGACATGGCGGCTCGGGGAGGACGTCGGCCGGCGCTACGGTGCCGCGTCCGGTGACCGCAATCCCATCCACCTCTACCCGCTCACCGCCCGCCTCTTCGGCTTCCCGCGGGCCGTCGCACACGGCATGTGGACGGTGGCGCGGTGCCTGGCGGCGCACGGGACGCCCGAATCGGCCCATGTGCGGGCGGAGTTCAGGGCGCCGGTGCTGTTGCCGGGGGTGGTGGAGTACGCGGCGGAGGGCGGGCGGTTCGTGCTGCGGAGCGGGGAACGGGTGCACGTCCAGGGACAGGTGCGCCCGCTCCCGGTCTGA
- a CDS encoding AMP-dependent synthetase/ligase has protein sequence MSLAYPSGHDYDGAPVLVEPEIRRLDGVVREVSVPPLVPPVTHGSLADVPFENAAAAPDHRVLSRQAEDGSWTDVTAAEFAEQVQAVAKGLIAEGLAPGDRIAVMARTSYEWTLLDFAAWAAGLVTVPIYPTSSLFQIRWILQDTGAVAMAAETVAQASSLGPETPRLPDLRHMWVFEKGHLERLAELGRTVPDQEVAVRRGVLLPDTLATVIYTSGTTGRPKGCAISHGNFLAEIDNAIELLYPVFKNKPNEEPSTLLFLPYSHVFGRMVAIACVRARVRLGHAASLKSEDLLADLASFQPTFLLAIPYMLEKVFNNARAKAEKGGRGKVFDRAANVARRYGEALEARQSGTGSGPSRPLKTARTFYDPLVYRKIRNALGGRLRYVICGGSPLGRPLAAFYTGAGIEIFEGYGLTETTAAATCTPPLKPRLGTVGWPMPGTRVRIAQDGEILLYGGQVFRGYWDPHGDGVIPASPDGWLATGDIGRLDDEGYLTITGRKKEILITAGGKNVAPAPLENWLRSHPLIAQCIVVGDRRPYVAALITLDLDGITHWRQMNGKHPVPAELLVDDEELRVVLQRAVDDANQLVSRPESIRRFSVLPGDFTETAGHLTPSMKLRREVVMRDFAKDIEELYAN, from the coding sequence ATGTCCCTCGCGTACCCGTCCGGCCACGACTACGACGGCGCGCCCGTACTCGTCGAGCCCGAGATCCGGCGGCTGGACGGTGTGGTGCGGGAGGTGTCCGTACCGCCGCTGGTGCCGCCGGTGACGCACGGTTCGCTCGCCGACGTGCCGTTCGAGAACGCGGCGGCGGCACCCGACCACCGGGTCCTCAGCAGGCAGGCGGAGGACGGGAGTTGGACGGACGTGACGGCGGCGGAGTTCGCCGAGCAGGTGCAGGCCGTCGCCAAGGGGCTGATCGCGGAGGGGCTCGCGCCGGGCGACCGGATCGCGGTCATGGCGCGGACGTCGTACGAGTGGACGCTCCTCGACTTCGCCGCGTGGGCGGCGGGCCTGGTCACCGTCCCCATCTACCCGACCTCCTCGCTCTTCCAGATCCGGTGGATCCTCCAGGACACGGGCGCGGTGGCGATGGCCGCCGAGACGGTCGCGCAGGCGTCCTCGCTCGGCCCGGAGACGCCCCGGCTGCCCGACCTGCGCCACATGTGGGTCTTCGAGAAGGGCCATCTGGAGCGGCTGGCCGAGCTGGGCCGGACCGTCCCGGACCAGGAAGTCGCCGTACGGCGTGGGGTGTTGCTGCCCGACACGCTCGCCACCGTCATCTACACCTCGGGCACCACGGGCCGCCCCAAGGGCTGTGCGATCAGCCACGGGAACTTCCTCGCGGAGATCGACAACGCGATCGAACTCCTCTACCCCGTCTTCAAGAACAAGCCGAACGAAGAGCCCTCCACGCTCCTCTTCCTGCCCTACTCCCATGTGTTCGGCCGGATGGTCGCGATCGCGTGCGTCCGCGCCCGGGTCCGCCTCGGCCACGCCGCGAGCCTCAAGTCCGAGGACCTGCTGGCGGATCTGGCGAGCTTCCAGCCGACCTTCCTGCTGGCCATCCCGTACATGCTGGAGAAGGTCTTCAACAACGCGCGGGCGAAGGCGGAGAAGGGCGGCCGCGGCAAGGTCTTCGACCGCGCCGCGAACGTCGCCCGCCGCTACGGCGAGGCCCTGGAGGCCCGCCAGTCCGGCACGGGATCCGGCCCGAGCCGCCCGCTGAAGACCGCCCGCACCTTCTACGACCCGCTCGTCTACCGCAAGATCCGCAACGCGCTGGGCGGCAGGCTCCGTTACGTCATCTGCGGCGGCTCACCGCTCGGCCGTCCCCTCGCCGCGTTCTACACCGGCGCGGGCATCGAGATCTTCGAGGGCTACGGCCTGACCGAGACGACGGCGGCGGCCACCTGCACACCCCCGCTCAAACCCCGCCTGGGCACGGTGGGTTGGCCGATGCCCGGCACCCGGGTACGGATCGCGCAGGACGGCGAGATCCTCCTCTACGGCGGCCAGGTCTTCCGCGGCTACTGGGACCCGCACGGCGACGGAGTGATCCCCGCGTCCCCCGACGGCTGGCTCGCCACCGGCGACATCGGTCGCCTCGACGACGAGGGCTACCTCACCATCACCGGCCGCAAGAAGGAGATCCTGATCACCGCGGGCGGCAAGAATGTGGCCCCGGCCCCGCTGGAGAACTGGCTCCGCTCCCATCCGCTGATCGCCCAGTGCATAGTCGTCGGCGACCGCCGCCCCTATGTGGCCGCCCTCATCACCCTCGACCTCGACGGCATCACCCACTGGCGCCAGATGAACGGCAAGCATCCCGTACCGGCCGAACTCCTGGTCGACGACGAGGAGTTGAGGGTGGTCCTGCAACGCGCCGTCGACGACGCCAACCAACTGGTCTCCCGCCCGGAGTCCATCCGCCGCTTCAGCGTCCTGCCGGGCGACTTCACGGAGACGGCGGGCCATCTGACACCGTCGATGAAGCTGCGCCGCGAGGTCGTGATGCGGGACTTCGCGAAGGACATCGAGGAGCTGTACGCGAACTAG
- a CDS encoding LysR family transcriptional regulator, with protein MTLDDLRVFVAVCRAGSLSAVARELDCTQSAVSQHVKRLERETGVALLERQPRGVLPTRAGRVLESAAAEGIAGLDLALRHLRDLVDGESGTVRVATGATTVRHFMAEAVVAFRRQHPRVQLEFRTESSSRGCFDALADSDLDLAWITLGAPVRGIEQRPVRELPWVLAMRADDPLADRYRADAADLRELSGLRLIRLPPDSTSATQLEAACSELGVRFGYDTSVADWDTALLLAGLGLGRAVVPAFPGLREDGELRLVPLPALRPLAVGWAVRRWDALSPPARAFADTVVECCAKSA; from the coding sequence GTGACACTCGACGACCTGCGGGTCTTTGTGGCCGTGTGCCGTGCCGGGAGCCTGAGCGCGGTCGCCAGGGAGCTGGACTGCACCCAGTCGGCGGTGAGCCAGCATGTGAAGCGGCTGGAGCGGGAGACGGGGGTCGCGCTGCTGGAGCGGCAGCCGCGCGGGGTCCTGCCGACGCGGGCCGGGCGGGTGCTGGAGAGCGCCGCGGCGGAGGGCATCGCCGGGCTCGATCTCGCGCTGCGGCACCTGCGGGATCTCGTCGACGGCGAGAGCGGGACGGTGCGGGTGGCGACCGGGGCGACGACCGTACGGCACTTCATGGCGGAGGCGGTCGTCGCCTTCCGGCGGCAACACCCCCGTGTCCAACTGGAGTTCCGCACCGAGAGCTCCAGCCGGGGCTGTTTCGACGCGCTGGCCGACAGCGATCTCGACCTCGCCTGGATCACCCTGGGCGCCCCGGTGCGCGGCATCGAGCAGCGGCCGGTGCGGGAGCTGCCGTGGGTGCTCGCGATGCGCGCGGACGATCCCCTCGCCGACCGGTACCGCGCCGACGCCGCCGACCTGCGCGAACTGAGCGGCCTGCGGCTGATCCGGCTCCCCCCGGACTCCACCTCCGCCACTCAACTGGAGGCGGCCTGCTCGGAGTTGGGGGTGCGGTTCGGGTACGACACGAGTGTCGCCGACTGGGACACGGCCCTGCTGCTCGCCGGACTGGGTCTGGGCCGCGCGGTCGTCCCCGCTTTCCCCGGCCTGCGCGAGGACGGCGAGCTGCGCCTCGTGCCGCTGCCCGCGCTGCGCCCCCTGGCGGTCGGCTGGGCGGTCCGCCGCTGGGACGCGCTCAGCCCGCCGGCGCGGGCGTTCGCGGACACGGTGGTGGAGTGCTGCGCCAAGTCGGCCTGA
- a CDS encoding DUF6817 domain-containing protein, with protein sequence MAVDTEQVRELLRQLGAETVPHPGGSLFAHLDRVRGRLAGWGARPALQLAGLCHAFYGTDGFPGALLPLDRRAELRAVIGPEAEAIVHLYASCDRKATYPVLADRGHDAFRARFHDRFTGTGSVPAPGPCADFAELTAANELDLAEGNMAFRAAWGPALLALFTGWRPLLSEPAWNDCRAVLPDIP encoded by the coding sequence ATGGCCGTAGACACGGAGCAAGTACGGGAACTGCTACGTCAGTTGGGCGCCGAGACCGTCCCTCATCCCGGCGGCTCGCTCTTCGCCCACCTGGACCGGGTGCGTGGACGGCTGGCCGGGTGGGGTGCGCGCCCCGCACTCCAACTCGCGGGCCTCTGCCACGCGTTCTACGGCACCGACGGCTTTCCCGGGGCGCTGCTGCCCCTCGACCGTCGTGCCGAACTGCGCGCCGTGATCGGACCGGAGGCGGAGGCGATCGTCCATCTCTATGCGAGCTGCGACCGCAAGGCCACATATCCGGTGCTCGCGGACCGCGGCCACGACGCCTTCCGTGCCCGCTTCCACGACCGTTTCACGGGAACCGGCTCGGTCCCCGCACCCGGCCCGTGCGCGGACTTCGCCGAGCTGACGGCCGCCAACGAACTGGACCTGGCAGAAGGGAACATGGCCTTCCGTGCCGCATGGGGCCCGGCTCTCCTCGCCCTGTTCACCGGCTGGCGCCCGCTGCTGAGCGAACCGGCGTGGAACGACTGTCGCGCGGTACTGCCGGACATCCCCTAG
- the kstD gene encoding 3-oxosteroid 1-dehydrogenase translates to MTPSTDTHAQLPGRRRVLAGGAVAALGVVGGVGRYSARAADLPLLGTYDVVVIGAGAAGMTAALTAAKQGLSCVVVEKAPTFGGSAARSGAGIWIPNNPVILAAGVPDTPAKAAAYLAAVVGTDVPADRRQSFLAHGPAMISFVMANSPLRFRWMEGYSDYYPELAGGLPGGRSIEPDQLDGTILGAELAHLNPPYMAVPSGMVVFSADYKWLALSAVSVKGAAVATECLARGTKAALLGQKPLTMGQSLAAGLRAGLQSAQVPVWLNTPLTDLYLESGTVTGAVVTRDGTAGLVRARRGVVVGSGGFEHNAAMRAQYQRQPIGTDWTVGAKENTGDGIQAGQRAGAALALMDDAWWGPTIPLPGTPYFCLAERTLPGGLLINQAGSRFVNEAAPYSDVVHIMYDRDGTAPDIPAWLIVDQNYRNRYLFKDVLPTFAFPDDWYSSGAAYKAWTLDALASSIGVPAAALRSTVSRFNSLAASGKDTDFGRGDSAYDHYYTDPSILPNSCLAPLWLPPYYALRIVPGDLGTKGGMRTDARARVLRADGSVIPGLYAAGNASAAVMGHSYAGAGSTIGPAMTFGYVAALDLAGALQPS, encoded by the coding sequence ATGACCCCGAGCACGGACACGCACGCACAACTCCCCGGTCGTAGACGCGTGTTGGCCGGTGGTGCGGTCGCCGCGCTCGGTGTGGTCGGTGGAGTGGGGCGGTACTCGGCGCGGGCCGCCGACCTTCCGCTGCTCGGTACCTACGACGTCGTCGTGATCGGGGCGGGGGCGGCCGGGATGACGGCCGCGCTGACCGCCGCCAAGCAGGGGCTCAGTTGCGTGGTGGTGGAGAAGGCGCCGACGTTCGGCGGGTCGGCGGCCCGTTCGGGGGCCGGGATCTGGATACCGAACAACCCCGTGATCCTGGCGGCCGGGGTGCCGGACACACCGGCCAAGGCCGCCGCCTATCTCGCCGCCGTCGTCGGCACCGATGTCCCCGCGGACCGCAGGCAGTCGTTCCTCGCCCACGGGCCCGCCATGATCTCCTTCGTGATGGCCAACAGCCCGCTGCGGTTCCGCTGGATGGAGGGATACAGCGACTACTACCCGGAGTTGGCGGGCGGGCTCCCGGGCGGCCGTTCCATAGAACCCGATCAGCTCGACGGCACCATCCTCGGCGCCGAACTCGCCCACCTCAACCCGCCGTACATGGCCGTCCCGAGCGGCATGGTCGTCTTCAGCGCCGACTACAAGTGGCTCGCGCTGTCCGCGGTGAGTGTGAAGGGGGCGGCCGTCGCGACCGAGTGTCTGGCCCGGGGGACCAAGGCGGCGCTGCTCGGCCAGAAGCCGCTCACCATGGGCCAGTCCCTCGCCGCCGGCCTGCGCGCGGGGCTGCAGTCCGCGCAGGTGCCGGTGTGGCTCAACACCCCGCTCACCGACCTGTACTTGGAGAGCGGCACCGTCACCGGAGCGGTCGTCACCCGCGACGGAACCGCCGGGCTGGTGCGCGCCCGGCGCGGGGTCGTGGTCGGCTCCGGCGGCTTCGAGCACAACGCGGCCATGCGCGCCCAGTACCAGCGCCAGCCCATCGGCACGGACTGGACCGTCGGCGCGAAGGAGAACACCGGCGACGGCATCCAGGCGGGCCAACGGGCGGGCGCGGCCCTGGCGTTGATGGACGACGCCTGGTGGGGACCCACCATCCCGCTCCCCGGCACGCCGTACTTCTGCCTCGCCGAACGCACCCTCCCCGGCGGCCTGTTGATCAACCAGGCCGGTTCCCGCTTCGTCAACGAGGCCGCACCGTACAGCGATGTCGTCCACATCATGTACGACCGCGACGGCACCGCCCCCGACATCCCGGCCTGGCTGATCGTCGACCAGAACTACCGCAACCGGTACCTCTTCAAGGACGTCCTCCCGACCTTCGCCTTCCCCGACGACTGGTACAGCTCGGGCGCGGCGTACAAGGCGTGGACACTGGACGCCCTGGCCTCGTCCATCGGGGTCCCGGCGGCGGCCCTGCGCTCCACGGTCAGCCGCTTCAACTCCCTTGCGGCGAGCGGCAAGGACACCGACTTCGGGCGCGGCGACAGCGCGTACGACCACTACTACACGGACCCCTCGATCCTCCCCAACTCCTGCCTCGCCCCGCTCTGGCTGCCCCCGTACTACGCCCTCCGCATCGTCCCCGGCGACCTCGGCACCAAGGGCGGCATGCGGACGGACGCGCGGGCGCGGGTGCTGCGGGCGGACGGTTCGGTGATCCCCGGTCTGTACGCGGCGGGGAACGCGAGTGCGGCGGTGATGGGGCACAGCTACGCGGGCGCGGGCTCGACGATCGGTCCGGCGATGACGTTCGGGTATGTGGCGGCGCTGGATCTGGCGGGGGCGCTGCAGCCGTCGTAG
- a CDS encoding SAV_915 family protein codes for MGEPNRSRLLDYTQGPPAGMPEPRRSSLLDYAEAEPPPLPAAAGRPGPRPGVPPYETPVFVPAHPRHVDTTYDDGRPVRVPFIAYELFGHPAGGTVAFAFTTLEHLVEALGDAQPWVATSLGPLAEGLAERGATVLLDPRVAAGQPNWEPADLAAYAREVR; via the coding sequence GTGGGGGAGCCGAACCGTTCACGCCTTCTTGACTACACGCAGGGCCCGCCGGCGGGGATGCCGGAGCCACGCCGGTCGAGCCTGCTCGACTACGCCGAGGCCGAGCCACCGCCCCTCCCGGCAGCCGCCGGACGCCCCGGTCCCAGGCCCGGCGTCCCGCCGTACGAGACGCCCGTCTTCGTGCCCGCCCATCCCCGGCATGTCGACACGACGTACGACGACGGCCGCCCGGTCCGGGTGCCGTTCATCGCGTACGAACTCTTCGGGCATCCCGCCGGCGGGACCGTGGCCTTCGCCTTCACGACCCTGGAGCACCTGGTCGAGGCGCTCGGCGACGCCCAGCCGTGGGTCGCGACCTCGCTGGGGCCGCTGGCCGAGGGGCTGGCCGAGCGGGGAGCGACCGTACTCCTCGACCCGCGGGTCGCCGCCGGACAACCGAACTGGGAGCCGGCCGATCTGGCCGCCTACGCGCGGGAGGTGCGCTGA
- a CDS encoding DUF6317 family protein, with the protein MSADFKAVMSDLTSMASTFHDQATDYRKLHDQVAPPVVSGGDSGLDHAIKEVADLIVALHIGFADRLDDRGDKVAYARDSFHRHDVDVHGVFEDLMAE; encoded by the coding sequence ATGTCCGCGGACTTCAAGGCGGTGATGAGTGACCTGACCTCGATGGCCTCGACGTTCCACGACCAGGCCACGGACTACCGGAAGCTGCACGACCAGGTGGCCCCGCCCGTGGTGAGCGGCGGGGACTCCGGCCTCGACCACGCCATCAAGGAGGTCGCCGATCTCATCGTCGCCCTCCACATCGGCTTCGCCGACCGGCTGGACGACCGGGGTGACAAGGTCGCGTACGCCCGCGACTCCTTCCACCGGCACGACGTCGACGTCCACGGCGTGTTCGAAGACCTGATGGCGGAATGA